In Spirosoma sp. KUDC1026, the sequence CAATGGCGTATTGCCAATTCCGAACAGTTTCCCGCAGAGCAACGAAAACCAGGATTTCAGTTACGTGTTCGTTAATTCCGACGTTACGCCTGACCAACGCTCGGAGGGGCAGGATCGCCGGTGGACCCACGGCCCATCGCTGGATGGCAAGGGTCAGTTCCGGGAGGAAAAAGCACAGCCTTACGGGGATGAGCCAATGCTGGCTCCGCCTAAACCTGAAGGGTATGCTCAGGTTGAGCAAATGCAAAAGGCCAATGATCCAAGCTAGACAAACTGATGTCTGCATCCCCGTCGGTTGAATTAAAAAATACTGACGGGGATATAGTCTGAAAGGCAAACCAGATCAAACAGTACAGGGCAATCTATCTATTTAAGTAATGCGACAAAATTAGTTTGACTAAAAATCGCTGAATCGAATGAACAATTCCTGACCCACAGCGGCTAATGCTAACCAGACGGCATAAAACAACGTGTTACTGGTCTGATAATCTTCAGGCCGTAACCAACGCGCTTTCAGCTCTTTCCAAAGTCGTTCAGCCAAGTTCAAATGGGGGCTGTAAGGCGGCAGATAGAACAGGTATAAGCCCCGTTGGTGCCAGTCTCCAAGCCGTTGGCGAACTTTATCGGACGTATGAATCCGGGCGTTATCGAGTACGATTACCGTTGGTTTGGACAGCCGCCAAGACAGTTCTTCTAACTGGTTGACGACAAAAGCTGATGTAATAGAGCCATTTGTGGTCGCATAGTGCAACTGATTCTGGCGCGAAATCATCCCAAAACAATTCAGCCGTTGGCCCTTTGCGACCTCAATATGCACCGATTCATCTTTAAACTGCCAACCGTAGGGCACGTATCCTTCTTCGCTGACGCTGGATTCATCGCCGTAAAAGAGGTCAATAACTCCGGCCTGACTTTGCTCTTCCAGCAAGCTAAGAGCCTCGTAACGAACCTGGTACAACTCAGCATTTGGTTTGCTTTTGGGTCTCAGTCTGATGCGTCGGTAAGAACCGTCAAGTTTTTTAAAAAGCGTTGCAAGGTCTTTAGGCTCATGGAACGACCCGTTTGAGACTCAATCTGCGCTTTAGCCTGATTCAGTCGCTGCCGTTCGTTCTGCACTACCTGTCGTACTAAAGTGGCATCGGTTTGCTTGTCAAGCAGGGCTTTACGCCCTCGTCCGGGTTTGGTCCGCAGGCCGTTGAGTCCCGCTTGTTGATAACGGTTTAACCAGGCATTGACCGAGACATAGTGCTGTTTAACGAGTTGAGCAACTTCTTTGGAGGTACGGCCCTCACTTTTGAACAAGACGATCTGGCAACGTTGGCGAAAGGCATGGGAGGTGTCGCTGCGAAACGCTTGTTCAAGGGCTTGCCGTTCGGCGGGTTGGAGTTCGATAGTGCGCGGTTTTCCCAAAGCTAGCTTGTTTTTAAAGCGAAGAACCGAAACATACTTGTATTAACCTAATTTTGTCTAATTACTTAATCACAATCAATACGTTATGAAAACCAATGCAATAGCAATCGGAGTGCTGATGTCGCTCTCAGTAGCCAGCCTCTCCATCGCCCAGCAAAACAGTGCTGGCATGAATTCCAGCTCAACCACCATGGTGGGCAAAGAAAGCCTTCAGGAGTTCGATAGCCAGAACAAGAAAGGAGCGGCTGCCGTCAGCGCCGTTTCGCCCACCAATGCCAAGCTGTCCAGCGCTGACCAAAGCCTGATGATGGAAGTGGCTAAAGGCGGTATGATGCAACTGGAAGTGAGCAAGATTGCCCAGCAGAAAGCCACTAATCCGGAAGTACGTCAGCTGGCGCAGGCTGAAGTAGACGAACAGACTAGTCTGTCGGCCAAACTAAAAGAAATAGCCCAGGCAAAGGGAGTGACCCTGCCCGAAACCCCGGACGCTGAAACGCAGGCGATGATAACCAAACTGCAGGAAATGTCTGGTGCCGAGCTGGATCGAATGTACGTAATGGAAAGTGGCGTGAAAGGGCACGAAAAACTAAACAAGGTGATGTCGAAGGTTGAGTCAAGTGCCTCTGATACTAACCTGAAAGGCCTTGCTAAAGCGGCTCACCCTTTGGTAAAAACGCACCTGAAAGTAGCAGAGCAGATTAACAATAAACTCTAGTGTATTCACGAACGAACGCCTTACTGTGATTGGCCCTATAAGCGCTGATTAAATACAGCCGGAAGACACTTAGTGTCTTCCGGTTTTTTAGGGTCGGGTAGTACGGGTAAGTTCGCTGACTGACCTAATTGAAACGAAAACGTATGTAGTGGCGCGTTAGACTGTTTTTCGAGATCGAATTCTCATTCAAGCAAAGGCCAGCGACAGCTATATCTGAAGAATAGAAGTAATAAGTTTACTTTCAATTGATTGACCGTCAGTAGTTTATCAATTCTGGTAAAAGACACGTAACAGCTTGGTAGCCGCGGTTGACATAACGTTGGATGCCCAAGTCGATAAACATTTTACATAATCATACGGTCAATTCAATAGCCTACACGGGCACGCATGATAATGATACATGCCGGGGCTGGTATCGTCAGGACAAAGGGCAGAAGCAAAGTCGGCAACTGGAACGCTACATTGGCATGGCCGTAACGGAGGAAAACGTTCACCAGATTCTGATACGTCTCGTGTATGCCTCCGTTGCCGAACTGGCCATCATCCCCTTGCAGGACGTGTTGGGCCTTGACGAGTCAAGCTGGTTGAATACACCAGCAACGACCGGTCGTAACTGGCTCTGGCGGCTGCTGCCAGGGCAACTCACATCTGATATCGAAACGCAATTGACGGAGTGGACAACTGTCTACCACCGATACTAAATCCAGGCAACACTATGATTAAAATAGGCTACCATGCCTCTCACGAGCAGTTCAAACCCAGTACGTTGATTCAGTTGGCGCAATCGGCGCAGCAGGCAGGCTTCACAGCGGGCACTTCCTCGGATCACTTCCATCCCTGGACTACGCAACAAGGTGAGTGTGGTTTTGCCTGGTCCTGGCTGGGGGCCGCTTTGCAGGCTACCAGCTTGCCATTCGGTGTCGTTAACGCACCGGGTCAGCGCTACCATCCGGCCATCATTGCACAGGCGGCTGCTACGTTGGCGGAGATGTTCCCCGAACGGTTCTGGATCGCCGTCGGAACCGGGCAAACGCTCAATGAGCATATCACCGGTGGCCGGTGGCCCGCCAAGGCTGAGCGTAACGCCCGGCTAAAGGAGTGCGTTGACGTGATACGGGCGTTATGGGCCGGGGAAACCGTTACGTACCGGGGGCTCGTCACGGTTGAGGAGGCTAAACTGTACACCCGTCCCGCCATAAACCCGCTGATTTTTGGCGCGGCCGTAACCAGCAAAACGGCCGAGTGGGTTGGCAACTGGGCCGACGGCCTGCTAACAATCTCGCAGCCAATTGACCAGCTCCGCGAAGTGGTCGATGCCTTTCGACGCGGTGGGGGAGTTGGAAAGCCCATGTATCTGAAAGTGCAGCTATCTTACGGGAAGACTAAAGAAGATGCGCAGCAGGGAGCCTACGAGCAATGGCGCGCTAATATTTTTCCCAACGCCATGCTGACCGAGCTCCGTACCCCGGAACAGTTTGATATGGCGGGAGAATTGGTTAATCTGGCTGAGGTAGACAATATGGTTCATATCTCCGCCGATGTTCATCAGCACGTAGCCTGGCTACACGAATACAAAGAATTAGGCTTTGAACTGCTCACGCTTCATAATGTCAACCTGCAGCAACAACGGTTTATCGATGACTTCGGGCAGCATGTGTTGCCAGCTTTATTAACGTAATAAATAGAGAACGCGCAGTCCTGGATGTGTACAGAAGCCAACGGTAAATCGATAAACAGGAGTTTACGTATGGAGCCAGCTACTACTGGAACTGTTGCACGAAACGCTTGGACTTCCACACGTCAGCGCTTTCGTCCGCCGATTGCCTTTCTGGGAATGCCCGATGTCAAATGAACTGATGAACAAAAAGCCGCAGTTGTCTCAACAACTGCGGCTTTTTGTCGATGTATTCTGGTCTGGGTAACTAATCTCTTCTCGATTTATTACGTCCGCGCAGAAGCAGTATGGCGGCTCCGGTGATCAATGTGCCGACCAGCACCTTTTGCGTAAGGCTTTTTGGATTATGTTTCCACTCCGCTTTCCAGCCCTTTTCAGCAAATATATTTGGGATGTGTCCGCGCTTCAGGTCTTCTAGGATACCCTCAACGGCGTTGACGCGGTCGGCCATGATCAAGGGCAGCCAGTGGCCCCAACTAGATTCGCTGTAGGTAAAAGCGTAGCGCCGGAGCATACCACTCAGGCCTCTAGGGGGCGCGGACGTACCAAACACCGCACTTACGTTAGGTCGTTCGTTTGAGTGAAGGACTTCAATGTCAACAGGTTGCTGCGCGGGACGCTCCCAGTTATAGCCTTTTTGTTCTTCGTCAGTGCGATGTTGTTTCATGGGGTAAGTCGGATCGTTTTTCGGATCCGCATCGATACCCCAACCTTTGATGTGCGAAAAATTCTTAGCTAAATTCTCCATGATGTTATCAGCTATGAGCGGGCGGAAGGTGGAATGAGAACGGGTTTGATGCAGTTGTCCAGTTTATCGGCGAAAATGCGGTACGCATCGGCGACGTCTTCCAGCGGCACGCGGTGCGTAATCATTGCTTTGGGATCTAAAACGCCATTCTGAACGTGCTCAATGAGTCGGGGAAGCAACCGCTTGACAGAGGTTTGGTTCGCCCGGATGCTTAGTCCTTTGTTAACAATATTGCCAACTGGCACCATGTTTCCCGTTGGCCCGTATACACCAACGATGGAAACGATACCTCCTTTTTTAACGGAGTTGATCGCCCAGTGCAGCGCCGTTGCTGAACCGGCCTGTAACAATCCTTTACGACCCGTAATCGTTTGAATTACGTTACCCGCGGCTTCGGCACCTACGGCGTCAATGCAGACATCCGCGCCCATCCAGTCTGTTGCTTTCTTGAGAAACAGGACAGGATCGTCCATCTCCTTAAAGTTGTAGACTTCACAGTTGGCGTAGTTTTTTACGAACTCCAATCGATACTCAACATGGTCGATCACGATAACGCGTCCGGCCCCGAACAGCCAGGAACACTTGGCCGCCATGATACCTACGGGCCCCGCGCCAAAAACAACGACCGTGTCGCCGGGCTGGATGCCTCCCATTTCGGCAGCTTGGTACCCTGTTGGAACCACGTCGGTTAACAAAACGGCGTCGTCCGGGTCCATCCCCGGTGGAATAACCGTAGGACTCACATCGGCATAGGGGACGCGGACGTATTCTGCCTGTCCACCATCATAACCACCGGCTGTGTGCGAGTAGCCA encodes:
- a CDS encoding IS630 family transposase: MRLRPKSKPNAELYQVRYEALSLLEEQSQAGVIDLFYGDESSVSEEGYVPYGWQFKDESVHIEVAKGQRLNCFGMISRQNQLHYATTNGSITSAFVVNQLEELSWRLSKPTVIVLDNARIHTSDKVRQRLGDWHQRGLYLFYLPPYSPHLNLAERLWKELKARWLRPEDYQTSNTLFYAVWLALAAVGQELFIRFSDF
- a CDS encoding helix-turn-helix domain-containing protein, with product MGKPRTIELQPAERQALEQAFRSDTSHAFRQRCQIVLFKSEGRTSKEVAQLVKQHYVSVNAWLNRYQQAGLNGLRTKPGRGRKALLDKQTDATLVRQVVQNERQRLNQAKAQIESQTGRSMSLKTLQRFLKNLTVLTDASD
- a CDS encoding DUF4142 domain-containing protein; its protein translation is MKTNAIAIGVLMSLSVASLSIAQQNSAGMNSSSTTMVGKESLQEFDSQNKKGAAAVSAVSPTNAKLSSADQSLMMEVAKGGMMQLEVSKIAQQKATNPEVRQLAQAEVDEQTSLSAKLKEIAQAKGVTLPETPDAETQAMITKLQEMSGAELDRMYVMESGVKGHEKLNKVMSKVESSASDTNLKGLAKAAHPLVKTHLKVAEQINNKL
- a CDS encoding 4-alpha-glucanotransferase; this translates as MPKSINILHNHTVNSIAYTGTHDNDTCRGWYRQDKGQKQSRQLERYIGMAVTEENVHQILIRLVYASVAELAIIPLQDVLGLDESSWLNTPATTGRNWLWRLLPGQLTSDIETQLTEWTTVYHRY
- a CDS encoding TIGR03885 family FMN-dependent LLM class oxidoreductase; the encoded protein is MIKIGYHASHEQFKPSTLIQLAQSAQQAGFTAGTSSDHFHPWTTQQGECGFAWSWLGAALQATSLPFGVVNAPGQRYHPAIIAQAAATLAEMFPERFWIAVGTGQTLNEHITGGRWPAKAERNARLKECVDVIRALWAGETVTYRGLVTVEEAKLYTRPAINPLIFGAAVTSKTAEWVGNWADGLLTISQPIDQLREVVDAFRRGGGVGKPMYLKVQLSYGKTKEDAQQGAYEQWRANIFPNAMLTELRTPEQFDMAGELVNLAEVDNMVHISADVHQHVAWLHEYKELGFELLTLHNVNLQQQRFIDDFGQHVLPALLT
- a CDS encoding zinc-dependent alcohol dehydrogenase, which translates into the protein MLAMNYRGPQRVRIDHKPYPEIKHPQDAIVRVTRSCICGSDLHLYNGNVPDTRVGSTFGHEFIGVVEEIGPDVQKLKVGDTVLVPFNIACGKCAFCQQGLFGNCHESNPEATAVGGIFGYSHTAGGYDGGQAEYVRVPYADVSPTVIPPGMDPDDAVLLTDVVPTGYQAAEMGGIQPGDTVVVFGAGPVGIMAAKCSWLFGAGRVIVIDHVEYRLEFVKNYANCEVYNFKEMDDPVLFLKKATDWMGADVCIDAVGAEAAGNVIQTITGRKGLLQAGSATALHWAINSVKKGGIVSIVGVYGPTGNMVPVGNIVNKGLSIRANQTSVKRLLPRLIEHVQNGVLDPKAMITHRVPLEDVADAYRIFADKLDNCIKPVLIPPSARS